In Candidatus Tumulicola sp., a single window of DNA contains:
- a CDS encoding SigB/SigF/SigG family RNA polymerase sigma factor, whose translation MDATSRTGYDQRFDRERVRALFAEYTKSRQSAPRDELVVLHLNLVRYLASRFANRGEALEDLIQVGTLGLIKAIDRFDTGRGVEFTTYATPTVIGEIKRYFRDKGWAVKVPRRLQELNLAVNRKLDSLSTSLGRSPTVNDLATALGATDEEIIEAQELGQVYNLLSLDSELASEGDKKSATLLDYLGAEDPELAMLEDKALLERAFTVLDRRERIILYLRYFENVSQSEIAARLNVSQMHVSRLQQRALEKMKRWLQDA comes from the coding sequence ATGGACGCAACCTCGCGCACGGGTTACGACCAGCGCTTTGACCGGGAACGCGTACGCGCGCTGTTCGCCGAGTACACGAAGAGTCGCCAGTCCGCCCCGCGCGACGAGCTCGTCGTGCTCCACCTCAACCTGGTGCGCTACCTCGCCTCTCGATTCGCCAACCGCGGCGAGGCGCTCGAGGATCTGATCCAAGTAGGGACGTTGGGCCTCATCAAGGCGATCGATCGCTTCGATACCGGTCGCGGCGTCGAGTTCACCACCTACGCGACGCCGACCGTCATCGGCGAGATCAAACGCTACTTCCGCGATAAAGGCTGGGCGGTGAAAGTGCCGCGCCGGCTGCAGGAATTGAACCTGGCGGTGAACCGGAAGCTCGACTCGCTTTCCACATCGCTCGGACGATCGCCGACGGTGAATGATCTCGCGACGGCGTTGGGCGCCACCGATGAAGAGATCATCGAGGCGCAGGAACTGGGGCAGGTCTACAACCTGCTGTCGCTCGATTCGGAGCTGGCGAGCGAGGGTGACAAGAAATCGGCCACCCTGCTGGACTATCTGGGCGCCGAAGATCCCGAGTTGGCGATGCTGGAAGACAAGGCGCTGCTCGAGCGGGCCTTCACCGTGCTCGACCGGCGCGAACGCATCATCCTCTATCTTCGATACTTCGAGAACGTGTCGCAATCGGAGATCGCTGCGCGGCTGAACGTCTCGCAGATGCATGTGTCGCGGCTGCAGCAGCGCGCGCTCGAGAAGATGAAGCGCTGGCTGCAAGACGCCTGA